In Arachis hypogaea cultivar Tifrunner chromosome 17, arahy.Tifrunner.gnm2.J5K5, whole genome shotgun sequence, a single window of DNA contains:
- the LOC112764224 gene encoding probable 26S proteasome non-ATPase regulatory subunit 3 — translation MTQDLEMKDRSTPSNSVSSAVPSTLQHLKEIASLIETGSYSKEVRRIARAVRLTIALRRKLTASVISSFLDYVLTTGSEAHAKLSAYIPKDEDHEMEVDAATSAIQTPAKHLLPEIEIYCYLLVLLFLIDQKRYNEAKACSSASIVLLKNLNRRTVDVIASRLYFYYSYSYELTGDLAEIRGNLLALHRIATLRHDELGQETLLNLLLRNYLHYNLYDQAEKLRSKAPRFEAHSNQQFCRYLFYLGKIRTIQLEYTDAKESLLQAARKAPVAARGFRIQCNKWAVIVRLLLGEIPERTVFMQRGMEKALRPYFELTNAVRIGDLELFRNIADKFATTFSTDRTHNLIVRLRHNVIRTGLRNISISYSRISLADVAKKLRLNSANPVADAESIVSKAIRDGAIDATLDHANGWMVSKETGDIYSTNEPQLAFNSRIAFCLNMHNEAVRALRFPPNTHKEKESAEKRRERQQQEQELAKHIAEEDDDEF, via the exons ATGACTCAAGATCTTGAGATGAAGGATCGTTCAACGCCTTCCAACTCTGTCTCCTCAGCTGTTCCATCTACTTTGCAGC ATTTGAAGGAGATAGCATCTCTTATTGAGACCGGTTCGTACTCGAAGGAAGTTCGCAGAATTGCTCGTGCTGTTCGCCTTACAATCGCATTGAGGCGCAAATTGACAGCTTCCGTTATATCGTCTTTTCTCGATTATGTCCTCACTACCGGTTCTGAGGCTCACGCCAAATTATCTGCCTATATTCCCAAG GATGAGGATCATGAGATGGAAGTGGATGCTGCTACGTCTGCAATTCAAACGCCAGCTAAACATTTGTTGCCGGAGATAGAAATATATTGTTACCTGCTTGTACTACTTTTTCTGATTGATCAGAAAAGGTACAATGAG GCCAAAGCTTGTTCGTCTGCAAGCATTGTTTTGTTGAAGAATCTGAACAGAAGAACTGTTGATGTTATTGCATCAAGACTGTACTTCTATTATTCTTACAGTTATGAGCTTACAGGAGATCTTGCTGAAATTCGGGG AAACCTTCTGGCTTTGCACCGTATTGCTACTCTGCGCCATGATGAGCTGGGTCAG GAAACACTTCTAAATCTGTTACTTCGTAACTACCTTCACTACAATCTGTACGATCAGGCCGAGAAGCTGAGGTCCAAGGCTCCACGATTTGAAGCACATTCAAACCAGCAg TTCTGCCGTTATCTCTTCTACCTAGGAAAGATTCGTACAATTCAGTTGGAGTATACTGATGCAAAAGAGTCTCTCCTCCAAGCTGCCCGAAAAGCTCCAGTTGCAGCACGTGGTTTTCGAATTCAATGTAACAAGTGGGCTGTGATAGTGCGTTTACTGTTGGGAGAAATACCCGAGCGAACTGTGTTTATGCAGAGAGGGATGGAGAAAGCTTTGAGGCCTTACTTTGAACTTACAAAT GCTGTCCGGATTGGTGACTTGGAGCTGTTTAGGAATATTGCAGACAAGTTCGCTACCACCTTTAGTACCGACAGAACCCATAATTTGATAGTTCGTCTTCGGCATAATGTCATCAGGACTGGTTTACGCAACATCAGCATCTCCTATTCCCGCATCTCACTAGCTGATGTTGCTAAGAAATTGAGGTTGAACTCAGCAAATCCCGTTGCTGATGCTGAGAGCATTGTCTCAAAGGCTATCCGCGATGGGGCGATTGATGCTACGTTGGATCATGCAAATGGGTGGATGGTTTCTAAAGAAACTGGGGATATCTACTCGACAAATGAGCCTCAACTGGCTTTTAATTCTCGGATTGCCTTCTGTCTTAATATGCACAATGAAGCTGTTCGAGCCCTTCGATTTCCTCCAAACACGCACAAGGAAAAGGAAAGTGctgaaaagaggagagagagacaaCAGCAAGAACAAGAATTAGCTAAGCATATTGCggaggaagatgatgatgaattcTGA